The sequence below is a genomic window from Streptomyces sp. V1I1.
CGCACAGTGCGTCCTGGAGCGCGGCGATCGCGGCAGCCATGGGGAGAGCCTCGCGTACCTCGTCGGCCCCGATGACCGTTGTCGCACCCTTGCTCATCTGCCCTCCAGCGCCCTGTGAGTGAAACGCTACAGGGCACGCACCGGCCGGGCGGCCCCTCGTCCACGGACAGGGCCGCCCGGCCGGCGACACACCGAGCACGTCAGACGTTGGGCACCCTGAGTCTGTCCCAGCTCGACTTTCCCGGAATGCCGTCGGCGTCGCTGCCCGTGAAGCCCAGTTTGCGCTGCCATGCGGCGTACGACTTGCGGTCGGCCTCCGACCAGTCCGGGCTCGGCCCCACTTCGTACCGGCCGCAGCCCTCGGCCACGAGCCGCTTTCCCATCGCCGTGATGATCGGGCTGCGCCGGCCCGGCGCGAAGAACGCGGCGCCGGGGAACGGCTCGTACTTCGCCGGGGGCTTGGGCGCGGGCGGCGTGGCCGGGCCGTCCGGCCTGCCTCCGAGCCGGGCCTTGATCCGGGCGCGCATCGAGTCCATCGTGAACCCGCGCGGGTCGACCTTCCCCGGCTGCCACTCCTTGTGGCCGATCACCGAGCGATACGACCAGCCGTGCGCCCGGCAGATCGCCGCCGAGGCCTTCTCGATCGCCTCCAGCTGAGCCGCCGGCCACGGGTCCTTGCCATTGCCGAGGTTGACGCACTCGAAGCCGTAGAAATACCGGTTGCCGTCGGTGTTGGCCTCGTTGTCGGCGGGCAGCGCCGTCTCGTTGATCACTGCGCGCAGGACGTCGTCGTCGCCGAGTCCGGCGTGGTTGGCCCGGCCGTTGCCGACCATGTGGACCGTGCCGTCCTTGGCGATCACCCCGTGGCACAGCGGGCCCGGCAGGCTGGAGTGGCCGTTGTAGCAGATGTCCACGGAGTTCT
It includes:
- a CDS encoding peptidoglycan-binding protein, producing MATPLSASRLLKVLRDEGLQVVEHRSWRTHNRNHKGPWGPMHGVMIHHTVTSGTQNSVDICYNGHSSLPGPLCHGVIAKDGTVHMVGNGRANHAGLGDDDVLRAVINETALPADNEANTDGNRYFYGFECVNLGNGKDPWPAAQLEAIEKASAAICRAHGWSYRSVIGHKEWQPGKVDPRGFTMDSMRARIKARLGGRPDGPATPPAPKPPAKYEPFPGAAFFAPGRRSPIITAMGKRLVAEGCGRYEVGPSPDWSEADRKSYAAWQRKLGFTGSDADGIPGKSSWDRLRVPNV